A stretch of DNA from Canis aureus isolate CA01 chromosome 13, VMU_Caureus_v.1.0, whole genome shotgun sequence:
tcagtcagttgagtgtccagttcttgattttggctcagttcatgatcttgaggtcctgggattgggccccgaGGCAGAGTCTGtgtttggcagggagtctgcttggggatttccctccccttccctctgctcctcctcctgcttgtgtcctctccctccctctctctcaaataaataaatgaatcttttttttttttttttttttaagttgtgggacacctgggtggctcagcggttgagcatcttgcctttagctcaggtcatgaccctggggtcctgggatggagtcccacgtcgggctccctgcatggagcctgcttctccctctgcctgtgtctctgcctccctctctgtgtctctcatgaataaataaataaaatatttataaataaataaataaataaataaataaataaataaataaataaataaataaataaaattttttggaaTGGTTGTTGTAAAGATCAATGATGTCATGCGTAGAAGGTCATCGGCTTCTTGCTCAGCATCCAGTAGCCTCAATGTCTAGCAGCCATCTCGTCACTGTTGTCAGCACATGAAGATCCGTGTCAGATACAGACGGGAGCCAGCAGCACAGTGAAGCGTCAGTCGTCAAGCGGTTGTCAGGAAGACAAATGAGGCAGGAATTCCATTTTGGATTCAGTGGCACAGGACCAGCTGCTGCTACCCGGTCTCTGACACTGGGTGGATCACTTCCCCACCTGGGACCCCACTCCTCACGGGTGAACCCCGGGGGTCCGGCCACTTCTCACCCTGCGTGACACGAGCCTGTCCTAGATGGAAACATTTGGGAACTCCCTGTATGTCAGGAAACAAGTCAGTAAAGGACTTGGAGAAGGGACTAAATCAGAAAAACATCCTTGAAGAATTTTCTGCCGGAGtagaaacagaaatgagaaaaagcaaagcaaatgacACGTGTGGCGATTTTCCCGTCAGGCCAGTGCTTGGATCTCCAAGGAAAACTCACAACTTCCCTGTGTCCGAGTGTCCCACGTGGCGTCgggtttttttaatttacttttttgttttctctcatgcCTTTGGATCACATgagcaatttttttctcttaattacactcgtaaTTATATAATCGCGTTTTAGAagcttattgaaaaaaaaaagaaaactttaaaaaatgagataaatggcGCCGTTCATCCGTGTCGTTCATTTGTCTGTCGCCAGGGTCTAGGCCAGGGAGGGCCCCTCGGTGTAAGCTCCAGAGATGCTTGGTGATTAAATGGATAAATCTGGAATGAACGGATCGTTCAACACACGTTCTACAAGAGAAGGATGAGTCTTTCGGGAGAAGGTAACGGCCACACGCTCGCCTCGAAGGGGTTGCGGACTCGGGCCCGTCCGGGAGGCCGCAGCTGCTCCTCACGCCCCGCGGGTTAACAGCCAGAGATGCGGGCGCGTTGGGGTGGCAGCTGCCACCACTGTCCTCTCTCCCGCTTCCTCCTCCGGAAAAAGAGCTTCTCACACTGGGCCCCAGGCCTCGGGGGATGCATGGAAGCCAGTGGCCCAAGCCCATGGCAGGGCGACAGGCTCCGGGCCTACTTCAGCTTCCACGTATTTCGTGTGGCTCGGATGTTGCTCCCTCCCAGGGTTAAGGACACGGACTTGAAGGGCTCGCAAGCACCCCTGAAAAGAACTTGGATGCGCTCTGTTAGGGCCACCCCCAGACGTGCTCGGACATCAGCCTCCCACCTTGCTTGTTTGCCCAACGCCTGCTCCTCCCCTGACCCAACTGTTCCACACAAGCATGGACCCTGCTCTCCCCTGGTGGGGGGACACCGGCCCTGGGAGGGGCTGCTGCACCCGCCCTCGGATGAGGCCCGGCGAGGCCCAGGCCAACCCCCCGTGAGGCCAAGCCTCACCTTCCCGCGCACCTGCCGCAGGTACAGCCACTACCTGTGCTATCTTGACATCACGGGCCCAGCCGCCTGCGTGACCCGGTGCCCGGTCCCCCTGGGGGAAGGGGGTCAGTAGGTTGACAATaaacaatcatcatcatcattatcccATAGTGTTATTAACAGTTAATTAGATGATGGACTCAAAATTAGGGGTGCACTCGATGTTGATTTTCCTTCACGCCTGAGCCAGTCAAGGACGACAGGGAGTAAAGAGGGTTAAGAGTCAGGCTTTCAATCCCGTTCCCACTTCCCTTTATTTCCAGGTCAGCAGGAACTACGACAGCCCAAGGAAGGTCGAAGAATCTTTGTGGGGAATTGCAGGGAAGAGTGTGATGAAATATTGTAAATGGCACGCGTGTTCTCaacggggcagggggcggggcagggccagTGAATGGGTCCTTCCTGGCCCAGCTCCGCAGGTGCCCACTGGCCAGGCCACTCCTCcgggtggcagagctgggggacaagtggggggaaggggggggttCCCGCGCCCATCGCAGAATTGTTTCCCTTCACCTGCAGCTCAGGAAGCGCAGGACCGAGGGACAGACCGCCGAGACTCTCACCTGGGCTCGCCTCGGCACTGTCCTGACCGGAAACATGCGTCGTGGCAGGAGTATTGTGGGCTCCCGACCCAGGAAGCCCACGGAGCTGCAGATCTGGGGAGTCAGCGGGGTGAGGAGGGAGCAGGACCGGCCCAGGCATCACCCAATAGGGTAAGAGACACAGCACCACCAGCAGAAGACAGGGGACACGTCACCTGGGAAGATGGCAATCCTGCGCCCACAGGTGGCAAGAGAGTCAAGGGAGGGATTGGTGCCAGAGTCCCCAGGTGCTCGCCtctgagggggagggagggctgtgGTCTACAAGGCCAACAAGGAGGGCTTCTGGGCCCGCCGGGCCTTGATTGAGGGGGTCCATCCTGTTCCGTGGTTCCTAGGAGGTcgcaaaaagaaagaagataatgtCCCCCCCATCGTTGAGAGGAGACGAGACCCAGTTCACTGTGGAGCTTAGCTCCAGGTCGTGGCCACCCCTTCCTCGGCCCACGTCCTCCTCCCATGGGGGGTCTCCTGGGAGAAGCAAGTGGAGGATGGACTTTGGAGGAGTCACGGGTGGGCTCCATGACTCAccgcaggctccatgctggaggaCTGTTGGGACACGTTCTTATTtagttattcttttaaagatttggaTTTCTTTGTGTGAGGGAAAGCACACGTGGGGGCAGAGCGGAGGACGGAGGAGAAGCAAGGCCTCCTGACCGAGAGCCCGAggcccctccaggcccccaggACGCAGGGCCCACGGCCGGCCCAGGGAGGCGcccagcccactgagccacccggccgcCCGGCTCCTGGGGTGTGGCGGCCCGGGCTGGACCGACAGGCTGCGCAAGCGACCAGACGTCCCCCAAGGGGCCGGCGGGGTCCCAGGTGGAGTCAGTCACACACAAGGAGGGGACACAGATGGGCTCCGGGAGTCACCAGAAGACACATGCAGATCCCAAGGGAATACGAAGAATGCCGGGCCTCCAGCAGAGCCCGCGGCCTGCGCCTGAGGAGCCTCCCGCCTGTGGTTGGCGTCGGGGTGACTCACCCAGCACACAGCAAGGAGGAAGTGAATCATGGAGGCTGCTGCCCTTGGCCCTTGTCACCTCGGGGGGGACCCACCCCTGGGCCGTCTCCCTGGAGCTGCAGACAGGGCGCACGGACCAGGCCCTGACACAGGTGCGGATGCTGAGGCGGGAGGGAGCAAGGGGACCGGGCCGGGAGCACGGGCTGAGGGGCCGAGGACGCAGGGTGGGCCTCGGCTGTTCTGGAGACACTTGGCGGGGGAGCTGGCCTGGAGGACAGTCTGGCGGCAGCCACGGTGTGTgcgccgggggctgggggctgcatcGCCAGTTATCCCAACACCCCCACCGCTGGCTGGGGCGGGGAGGAGCTGCACGGAGGGGAGCCGGGCCCGCGCCCCTCGGAAGCCCTACCCCGGGGGGAGCAAGGCCCCAGGGGgagccgggccccgcgcccctcGGAAGCCCTACCCCACGTTCCATATTCGAAGAATTTGCTTGGCCTGCTTCCAGGAAGTAGAGACCAAAGTCTCGCAGGTCCGGAAGTTGGAGTGAATTGGACAGAATGCCTTCCACGCTAGCGGCCGGAGCCCGACGTCTGCGCCCGAGCTGCGGGGTCTGTAGCCGGCAGAGGAGTGGCGGCCCAGCGGGCCGAGGGCCGagcaagccccgcatcaggtgtGGCCGTGGTCTTCAACAAAGTGCGCAGGCCCGCCCAGTGCTGATCCGAAGGTGACCGTAGCCCGAGAGCCGCGCCGAGTAGAGGCAAcggggagaagggggagaagcGGCCCCTGTCGGGGCACCGAGGCCACGGGCTCCCGCAGCCGCCTCCCTGCGCACCGCGAGCTGCCAGGGCGTCGGTGGCCGCGCTGAGCTGCAGCCGGCCAGGCCCCGGGCCCCCTCTGGGGGAGGATGTCAGACAGTCGCCCCGCTGGGTGCGCCTAGGGCGCGGCGCCGTCCCAGGGGCCTTACCGGGGAAGGTACAGCATCCTGCCGAGAGACCACCCGCGCCTTGGCCGCAGAATGGGTCTGGCCAGGAGAGAGCTGAGCCTGGTACCTGAGGCCCTAGAGGACGCGGGACCCCGTGGGGCGCCCGGGAGCCCTCCCCTTTCTTcccatcctcccttccctctggccaCTCTTGTGTCCTCTCCTCTTTACCCTCGTCAACAGTGTCCCGCTTTCCTGGATTAGAGAGCGGAGTTCAGCCATCTGCGGGTAGACGGGCCGGTTTCCCGGTCGGCACCCGCTGCTGCTGAGCACTGGCCGGGGGTGCAATGGCCCCGTCGTCTCCACTGCGCGGAGCCCCGCTCCCTTTGGGCGCCTCCACTTCCGTTCCTGGCAGAGTCTGCAGCTACCGAGCGAGGACGTTTTCTGTGTCCACAGTGATAACCGTCTGTAAGCAGCTGCCATCTATTCAGTACCTACCCCATGCTCCGTCCTCTAACGGTTTTACAGACATTACTTTTTTTGATCTGCAGAGTGACCACGGCAGAGGGCTACTGTTTGCGTCCCTACCTTACAGGCGGGAAGCTCTGGGCCACGTTGTGTCACTTGCCCAAAATGAAGGCGGCAGGCGACGGGAGCGAGCTGGAGGCGCAGGTCCTCGGGTCACACGCCGTGCCCCCAGGACTGCGGGCAGGGAAGCAGCGAGCTGCCGGCCTGGCCACGCTGACCTCAGGCGCCTTCTCCTCACGCTCCGCTGTGCCGTCCTCATGGGCAGGAGGGGGAAACAAGAAAGCCTTACTTCCACGTGCGGTCCCCTCCCCCGGCACGTGCACATTTCAGTGCGTGGTGGCGGTGATGACCCCCGGGGCCCTAGGTCACCACGTGGTGGCAGCGATGACCACCCCTCCTGGGGTCGCCCCCGGGCCGAGAGACCACAGCTGGCTCAGCCCGCAGCTCCCGAGACAGGTGCGCCCCAAGGAGCCCGGCGCCGCCTTTCTGCCCATCCGGCCGCGTCTCCACCTCCCTTGTCACCCGCATCAAAGGACATGTGACCCGGTTCCGCCCCTGAAGAGACCCCTGGTGCTCACCTGACCCCTCCTCCCGGGTCCCTATCTGGCCCCCACCTGGGGCTGGATGCAGGCACCTGGACCGCCGCCCCCCCAGATTCCCCAgggcccccttccctccccaggctGCCGCCCCCCGggtgggcccccccccccccccggcctccatcccccatccctgGTGGAAGGCCAGCAGGTGCAGGTCCCCAGGGTGCCCAGTGTCCGCTGCAGTAGAAGCCCCGGCCCCGCGGCCTCGGTTCCCAGCACCCCGCACCCCAGGCCGCTCTCTGGCCCTTGCAGGCCTCCCCCTATGCTCAGGGCACCCAGACTTGCCAGAGTCAGCACAGCCgggccagggcacctgggggtgCGGGGAGCCTGTGCCCTGGGCCCAGGTCACCACCCCAGCTCCCGGGATAGGGCCCCGtggggggctccctgcttctccctctgcccccgcctttcccttccacttgtgctctctctaagctctctttcaaatgaacaaataaaatcttaaaaaaataattaaaaataaaaaacaggacaGTTTAATATTTTAGTAGAAGTATCCCCCCAAATATTTCAGGGCACATCCTTCTGTTTAAACAGtactcattgtttatctgaaactcCTGCTTCCTGCATCTTCTCTGGCAAGCACAGGGCAGGCCCACCCCAAGCCCTTAGGGCCACCTGGCCCTGCAACCTGGGGACCTCGTGGACCtacgtgggggtgggggggccggccCTGGTCACAGGGAGAACCTGCACTCCAGTTCTCCCtatcccctttctcctttctgtttttctctaaaacatattttacttaattaattGGTCTCCGCCAACTGGCCTGTATACTGTTCGAGGGCAAGGTGGGCTTTCTGTTGTCTTTCTGCTTCTGGAGCCTGGAATATCACCCGACACCAACTAGACTCTCAGGGaacgtttgttgaatgaatgagcaaaccTCTCAAAGCAGAAGATCATAAAACCAACAAGTTGCCGCTCATGCGAGGGGTTTTAGACTCCCCCTTCCATCCGTGTTGAGATCGCTGAAGAAGCCCTCCCTACCCATTCCCAGTAGGGCCACACCAGAATCAATCACCTTTCGCAGCCAACCACAACGCAGACTGTCTTTTTTGATGTCGATTTGAAACATGAAAATTCCAAAACTTCGCAAAATATATATGATACACGAACGTACTCGGTGCTTTACTCAGTGCTCAGTGCTTTGCGGCTTATAAAACACCCTCACCGCGTGAACTGCTTTCGAAGGCCTGAAACGCCATAGAATCAGACTCATGAGGACCACATAGTTCCACGAGGGGACAATTGGGGTCTCATCATAGTAATTACATTTGCCAAGACAGGACCCAACCCAGCCCCAAATAATGCAGCACAATTTCTGCCGCACTCATCCTGCTGCAGATGTTCTCTTTAGAATCCAGTTGAGGCTGTTAATAGGGTGACAAATaacttataaaaatacatttgcagtAGAGACCACCtcgactttgtgtgtgtgtgttgtgtatgtggTTTTATGAAATCAATACCCTGCCTCACCTATCCTGAATAATGCTGACCCAGTTAATCATTAAACacgttgtttttttgttgttttttaaacatgtgAAGCTTTTATAATCATCGAAGTCTCTTCGGGGTTTGCATTGGAGCATGAGACAAGTAAACGTTGCTACATGATTTAGGGTGAGCAATGTGcagccccctttttttttcagctgcAGGGGAAAAGCCAATTAGGCACTTCTCTGATTACGTACTGCCCACCAGTTTCCTTGAGTCTTCTTGGAGAAAGCTGGAGAAGGCCGGTGGGTCTTAGCCTGAATTCAGCCGAGGTTCCTAGGACCAGCTGCACAATCAGGTCACGTGGGGAGTGCTGACCTTCTCTCACTGACCCCCATCCTGTCCCCTGTCCCGGAGCATCTGTTACCACCCACCTGGTGGGCAACCTGGGTCCTGCGAGTTTTCAAAGTGCCCTAGGTGAGTCTGAGGAACAGCTGAGGTGGAGAACTACTATTTAaagtcccccccccaaaaaagtaaaataaataaataataaataaagtcccCAAAATAAAGTCTCACCAGAATGCACCGTGGAACTAAACCCTTTTTGGTTTTCAGTGAGAAGTCACATTTCCAGGTTTTCTGAAGCTCATCCCCAGATTATAGTGAAGTAGATGAGTCTGAAGGGTGGGGGGGCCTCAGTACTTATCTAAAATCAATGTGTGCTGTTTGAGGAAGAGAAATTATTCAGGCTTTAATATAAACAAGAGAAGTTTCAGTTCGGCAGCCCTGGGAAAGTCCCCAGTTTCACGCAGCCTCTCAACGACTCGCGTGCCAGCGCCGTGGCAGCAGAACTAACCGACAATGTGCTCGTTATTCACACCAAACACGCCAGTGGACttcaaaagaaaatcaacatttaCAGTTTAATTACTGTTTATTCCCTGTATTCAAATCAGCTTTCTTTGGCTGCCCCCTTCTAAATACTCAGAAGGGGATTTAATCATCTGATctaattcttccaaagaatagAAAGTTATCATTAGGAcagcacaatgaaaaaaaaaatcatcaaacaaataaatgcaaaagaaactGTATGAAGGATAACCACATTGGgtgttttttaaagcacaaagatAAAAGAGTTCGTTTTTTGAAAGACAATAATTTAGGGGTTAAAAAGcctgatttctcttttgtttctttttaaagatttttatttatttgagagagcacaaggggggaggggcagaggacgggagacaagcagactccccatggagcgaGGACCCCGGATGCgtggctccctcccaggacccaagatcatgacccgagctgaaggcagatgcttaactaactgagcctcccaggtgcccatccctttctaaaagacaaaacaaaacaaaacaaaacaaaaaaaaaaccactttatttatttatttatttgagagagagagagagagtgcaagcctGACCCTCTTCCTTAACTGCGTTTCATCTCACACTGTCTATGCTAACAGAATGAAATGCGCCAATGAAAACTATTGGTGCTTAGAGCCACCGTGGTGCCACCTACACCAGGGCTCTCCAACAGCAATATAAGGTAAGGCACTTATGTAATTCACATTTCCTGGaagatatattaaaaagtaaaccaaaaaaaagcaaatggggACAGGtgacattaatttttataatttagttttACCCAAATACAGTCAAAACACTGTTATTTCAATGAAaccaatattaaaaatcattaataggggcacctgggtggctcagcggttgagcatctgccttcagctcaggtcatgaccctggggtcccgggatcgagttctgtgtcggcctccctgcatggagcctgcttcacagccctctgcctgtgtctgcctctctctgtgtctctcaggaataaataaataaaatcttttttaaaaaaatcatcaataaaatacatttttatactaaaaaatacaGAGCCCcgtatgtattttatattcatagCACATGTCAGTGCAggctagccacatttcaaatgctcagtagcCGCATATGAGTAGGTACTGAAGAGTCCAGGTCTACATGAGCACGATAGCCAGAAAATTAAAGTGAGTATTTTCCCTTCTGGTCCCTGCTTTTTGGCAAAGCACCTTTATTTGCGCTCAACAGAAAGCTGGGCTTCATGACAAATGACCCATGCTGAGCACTAGAACCCTTTAAATTTTTTGTGCGACTTTGCTGGAAAAGGAAACTATAGTCTGGCCCTTTTCTGCGCGGTGATAACTCATGTTAGCTTTTCATTAgccaaaaaagaatgaatctggcTGAGCCTGGTTCTCAGTTACCCCTGGAAATCAACAGCACTTGTCTCCAACAGATCACCTTCCCCTGTAGACGCGGTTGTTATGACACCTTCTTTCCCCTGGTTAGTGATACGTGTTGATCACCCTGGCATGGCTCACTCCACCTTTATTAACTGCAGCGCACTGGGATTTTGCAATTTTATTGCACGATCCTGACAAGAGAGCCTCTTAAGCAGTCCGAGGGACTCCCGTTGTGGACACGGTTTTTATGACTTAATGTTTTTACAATAAGTTAAGCTTATTCTTAACTTTCAATGACCTATGCAACAGGACTTGTTCAAATTTAACCCGAGTCaccttcccatcctatctagaaGAGATCCAGGCAATCTTTACCTAGGCCTCTCTCCACAGACTCTTTGAAGTCACATTATTTCTTAATCACCCTTCAGCCATTGGTAAATACGAGGCCTTCTCCAAGTCAAACAAAAAGTCTCCATGTTCTCTGGATAGCAGATGATGTCAGAAGACAAAAGTGAAGGAAACGTTTATATTTATGCCACAAGTCAACACATTCTGACCCTCGCCTCAGCCTTCAAGGAAAGCAGATCAGATAACCAGCTACGGCACCGTTGGTCACAGGAATGGATTTCAAGAATTCAGTCATCACTTTTGTCATTTACTGAGATCACTGGAGTGTAGTCATTGTGCACTGTGCAAATATAATTTGCCTTCTTTgcaatggctttattttttcatgcacAAAGCTTTGCATTTTAAACAATCTTTGCACGTAGCAGAGCCCTTAGAAGAAGGATGAAGAATTCTGAAGGCTCAAGgacatatttttccatcttttctcaaGAATACAATCTCACCGCTGGAAAGGATTTCCATTCTGACATACGTAATGCACAAAAAACCGGAACAAGAACCTGTTATGGATGGGATGCGTCTTATGCAACAAGCCTGACCTCCCTCCGTAGTCTGACCTCACACAACCCATCCTTTTATCTCACTGCTTGCTTTCATATCGTCTTCCCTCCACTCAAAATGGTTTCTTtactgcctctcccccaaccccttcACTCCGTTCCCCCTACCACCACGCACTTACCCCTGCCTGCCTACCACCACCCGCTGTTTTCCATATACCGGGAATACCCTCACTGCTCAGGTGAACTCCTACGCATCAGTGAAGGTCCTACACTTTAGGTTTGGGTTTGCAAGGCTAAAATCCTCAAGACTCCTCGGTCCCCCATCACGGTGCTCATTGCCTGGCTTGACCCAGTAATCTGCTTAGCTCACACTCACACAGAAAGGCTTCACCAAAGTGGAAGACACACTTCGCATTCTCAACCTTCTCAACCACACCGTATAAGGAAAAGAGCTATTTATTCAAGGAAAGACTAGTTGCATAcacatggaatttcttttttttttaaagattttatttatttatttatttatttatttatttatttatttatttatttatttatgagagacacagagagagaggcagagacacaggcagagggagaagcaggctccactcagggagccagacgtgggactcgatcctgagtctccaggatcaggccctgggccgaaggcagtgctaaaccactgagccccccgggctgccccacatgtAATTTCTTATGAAATGTCTGAGGTCTTTAAATTGTGGTAGGATAGACCACAAAAGTAGTCTAAAGTAAgtaaaaatttactattttaactatttctaAGTGTTCATTTCAGTGGCCTTAGGTACCAGCGTATCACAACCACGCTCACCATCCATCACCAGAGCTTCCTCCCCTCAGACCCGGGGCACCTGGGCAACacaggtaagcatccaactcttggtgtcGGCTCAGGTTgccatctcagggtcttgagctcAAGCTCTGCACAGAGCCGGCTTGGGactcttcccctcaccccttgcccctcctccactcctctctctctctctctctctctctctctcaaataaagaaataaatcttcctTCTGTCTCCATGAATGTGATTGCTCTGGGCATCTCATAGAAGTGCCGTGTTTGTGCTTCTGCGCCTGGCGTGTTGCCCTTAGCCTGCCACCTCCAAGTTGTATCCATGCTGTGCCGTCTATCGGCCTTCctgaaggctgaataatattccgttgtgtgtacaaaccacattttgtttatccagtgATGAACAAACTATCAAAGAAAAGGGCTTATTTGCCCTCGGAGGCTTCCTCTTAACCTCTGCTTCCTAGCTTCCTCATGGCAAAGTAGAATTCCCATAATTtattaaaagacacacacacacacacacacacacacacacacacacacagaagtttCCATAGCAACCTGCTACCAAAAGTTCACTGTCTTTTGAACAGTTGGAGCGTATTTGATTTCCCAATTCCAGCTTTCTCCTACCCTGATCAATCTTGCATCTGCTGACAATGAACCGAATTCAGTTTTCAATCCTCGCCACACTGCTAGGCCCTGCTACTGACTGTTTCTCACTCAGCTTGGGTGCAGGACTAGGATTCTCTGAAATTCCCCGTCGGTGATAGaagttaatttctttcttttttttttttttttttaagattttgcttattatttgcaagacagagtgagtgagagaaagcacacaagaggaagggcagaggagagggaaaaggaaacccccttgccgagcagggagccagacacggagctcggacctgagcccaaggcaggtgcttaaccgactgagccacccgggcacctcaTTAATTAATGTCTTAAGTCACATGTAAAAAGACAGTAAAGTCAAGGGGGCTCTTATACACCAGCCCTCACCACCTCTCATTCATAGTTATCTCTCCTTTAActcacatttattattattatcattattaatatcaatattttaGGGCTTCCCGTGGCATGCAGCATTTAATTCTATTCCGTATTATGATTtccttgatttgtctctcttcattttgtcttctcAGCTACAGTATAAATACCTTCAAAGCAGGTTCTGGAGCTTATGTTTCTATTTCCTGTCTATACCTTAACACAGCACTCATTTGTTGGTCCAAAGAAAATATTGTCTGACTCCTTAATCGCCTGAGGTTCACGGTGTCTCACATTGTGGGTTCTCAATAAAACATTAAGCAAGAATCTCTTTCTCCATAGCTTCACATGAATCATACTTGAATTTCACACTTTCTTCAAATATCCTGACTCACTAACTCAAACATCTAACCATTGATCTGACCACACTTAGGGACAGAACCAGGGCACAGGTGAAGCCTGCTCCTTGCTGTCTTAACACCTTGGGTGTGCTGCATTCCTGAAATTACTTAAATAGATTTCACCGGGTCTTGGAAACCCCAGACAACAAGCCGGCAGCAAGTGGGCTTCAGTGGAGAGGGGAGGTACTTGAAGGTACGACAAGGCATTCTTCAGGGAGTGACCCAGTTTTAAGTGAGGAACAAGTTTTCCATAAGTTTACCCTATGAGCAAGCAAAGAGGCCGAGAATGCCGAGCACATACGAGAGCCAAGATTGGGTGCCCCTCCATGGCGTGATCTCCTTGCCCTCGGAGTGGTGAGGCAGCTCATTACAAAGGGAAAAGTTCTCTTTACTCGGAGGGAATGATGATGAGAACATGGCACTGGCAACAGGTGACAGCAGTGATCACAGCAATCACTAACACTGACTTTTACCAAGCAATTTGCTAAGTCGCTTTTTTTTAACACCTCTGCACCTCGGGGATTATAACATCTACTTTACATGGGAAGTCATTTCGATTAAATACCATATCCACTCACTTAGGAGCTGTCCTGGTCTTTAATCCTCAATCTCCTGGTCTCCAAAGTCTGTGCCCACATATTTAGACAGTCAGACTAAGCCCGACGGAGGCAGAGGATGTGCTCTAACTTCTACTTTTCCCTGGAAGAAAGGTCAGTGGGCACCTAATATCCTGGACAACTCTGCTTAATGGCCTGGTATCTCAAAAGCTTGTCTGAAGTGCCCTGAAAATACCACCCAGCCCTACCATGACCATCCAATATGACATCCAAACCAGGTTTCTGTTGTCTGGGACAAATGTTAAACCAACTGGGTCACCCGGTGAACAAGCATGAACTGGGACTGCCCAGGGAAACTGAGATCTACCTACATAGTAGGTTTTGATAGCAATGTGGTAAGTGGACAACtgtttgaaat
This window harbors:
- the LOC144281712 gene encoding uncharacterized protein LOC144281712, with translation MGLARRELSLTGRFPGRHPLLLSTGRGCNGPVVSTARSPAPFGRLHFRSWQSLQLPSEDVFCVHSDNRLVTTAEGYCLRPYLTGGKLWATLCHLPKMKAAGDGSELEAQVLGSHAVPPGLRAGKQRAAGLATLTSGAFSSRSAVPSSWAGGGNKKALLPRAVPSPGTCTFQCVVAVMTPGALGHHVVAAMTTPPGVAPGPRDHSWLSPQLPRQVRPKEPGAAFLPIRPRLHLPCHPHQRTCDPVPPLKRPLVLT